One segment of Manihot esculenta cultivar AM560-2 chromosome 4, M.esculenta_v8, whole genome shotgun sequence DNA contains the following:
- the LOC110613351 gene encoding uncharacterized protein LOC110613351, whose translation MRSIFGREHRNYANASSLFNNKNGNVRAPIESPSSAPLRLSGDGDNYVYDNDWLVARSYSYHKLPKQLLKLYILKLDGSSFDVHVGKNATVAELKRAVEEVFASSPNEGQGEISWSHVWGHFCLSYGGRKLVNDKACIRNFGIKDDDQLQFVRHMSIHYSSSKRHFRNQNATRKPCSTLQARDVEIEQNTTDQNANQGYNSRYHSDDHDDNPMPEFKLAHFLRGWLSYSRIRGASRKGSQGQSRPSRFSLQCLGGGPRMIELQG comes from the exons ATGCGAAGCATTTTTGGTCGAGAACACAGGAATTATGCTAATGCCAGTAGTCTGTTTAACAATAAAAATGGTAATGTAAGGGCTCCGATTGAGAGTCCGAGCTCGGCTCCACTCAGACTGAGCGGAGACGGCGACAACTACGTTTATGATAATGATTGGCTTGTTGCACGATCTTACTCATATCATAAGCTGCCAAAGCAACTCCTCAAGCTCTATATACTCAAGCTCGACGGTTCTTCATTCG ATGTTCACGTTGGGAAAAATGCCACGGTGGCAGAACTCAAACGTGCGGTGGAGGAAGTTTTTGCTTCGTCACCGAATGAAGGGCAGGGGGAGATTTCCTG GTCACATGTCTGGGGGCACTTTTGCTTGAGCTATGGGGGTCGGAAGCTAGTTAATGACAAGGCTTGTATTCGGAATTTTGGGATCAAGGATGATGATCAG CTTCAATTTGTTAGGCATATGTCCATCCACTATTCAAGTTCAAAAAGACATTTTAGGAATCAAAATGCTACTCGCAAACCATGCTCAAC GCTACAAGCCCGAGATGTAGAGATAGAACAGAATACCACTGACCAGAATGCAAACCAAGGTTACAACTCCAGGTACCACAGTGATGATCATGATGATAATCCTATGCCAGAGTTCAAATTAGCTCACTTTTTGAGAGGGTGGCTATCATACTCTAGAATTCGTGGTGCATCAAGAAAAGGATCACAAGGCCAAAGTCGACCTTCAAGGTTTTCCCTTCAGTGCTTAGGAGGTGGACCCAGGATGATAGAACTTCAAGGCTAA
- the LOC110613570 gene encoding E3 ubiquitin-protein ligase KEG: MAEKIIIPDRTVSFEYMLFDGDPDDLRTVVATPTQMSPWIEAAELKLKHRIGRGTFGDVWLATHHQFADDFEEYHEVAVKVLHPLKEDLTQMFVDRFERIFLRSREMQGVGWLHGVSIMNGQICIAMKFYEGSVADRIAWLKGGKLQFSDILRYGIDLVKGIQELHSIGLLVLNLKPSNFLFNDHDRVVLGDFGIPYLLHGIPLMNSEMALRLGTPNYMAPEQWDPEARGPMSFETDSWGLGCSIVEMLTGIQPWFGKSIEEIYQSVVIKQEKPQIPSGLPFAVENVIKGCFEYDLRNRPVMEDILFAFQSLHNVVYSAGGWVGLESRALAEKSSFGGYTAWYLSKDHLQVGDTVRSRKPMNACKPQNVDVPNGTVVDVGSDADRNGFVLVKIAGIHNPLRVQESTLERVTSGFAAGDWVRLKEEHGRHSPVGIIHFVDREGGGVTVGFVGLETLWMGSSSELQMAKAYCVGQFVTLKANVAAPRFEWPRKRGGRWATGRISQILPNGCLVVGFPGRLVFGDESNSFLADPAEVEQVSFDTCPGVVQKYQHVEDFHWAVRPLAIALGVFTAMKLTISVGRRVSTKLRKRQTSGNGQDGSGGNNAAWLPPPFANILFKEAIPTATVR, from the exons ATGGCGGAAAAGATTATAATACCTGACCGGACTGTTTCCTTTGAGTATATGCTTTTTGATGGAGATCCTGACGACCTAAGAACAGTTGTTGCGACACCTACCCAGATGTCACCATGGATTGAAGCAGCTGAATTGAAACTAAAGCACCGGATTGGACGTGGCACCTTTGGTGATGTTTGGTTAGCAACACATCATCAGTTCGCTGATGATTTTGAGGAGTATCATGAAGTGGCTGTTAAAGTGTTGCATCCCTTGAAAGAGGACCTCACACAAATGTTTGTGGACAGATTTGAAAGGATATTTTTGAGGTCTCGAGAAATGCAAGGTGTTGGTTGGTTGCATGGTGTCTCAATTATGAACGGGCAG ATCTGTATTGCAATGAAATTTTATGAAGGATCAGTTGCTGATCGGATAGCCTGGTTGAAAGGGGGCAAGCTTCAATTTTCAGATATTTTGAG GTATGGTATAGATTTGGTAAAAGGGATCCAAGAGCTGCACTCAATTGGGTTGCTGGTACTGAACCTTAAGCCTTCGAACTTCCTATTTAATGATCATGATCGAGTGGTTCTTGGAGATTTTGGTATACCTTATCTACTACATGGCATTCCATTGATGAATTCAGAGATGGCTTTAAGACTTGGAACACCAAATTACATGGCCCCGGAACAGTGGGATCCGGAAGCGCGAGGTCCTATGTCTTTTGAGACAGATTCATGGGGGTTGGGGTGTAGCATAGTGGAGATGTTGACTGGCATCCAGCCTTGGTTTGGGAAATCAATTGAAGAAATATATCAATCTGTTGTGATCAAGCAGGAAAAACCACAGATTCCAAGCGGCCTTCCATTTGCTGTGGAGAATGTTATCAAGGGATGTTTCGAGTATGATCTCCGGAACCGACCTGTCATGGAAGATATTCTATTTGCATTTCAAAG CTTGCATAATGTTGTTTACAGTGCTGGAGGATGGGTTGGTCTCGAAAGCAGAGCCCTTGCAGAAAAATCAAGCTTTGGTGGCTATACTGCATGGTATCTCTCCAAAGATCATCTCCAAGTGGGCGACACAGTTCGTTCAAGAAAGCCCATGAATGCATGTAAACCTCAAAACGTAGATGTACCTAACGGAACTGTGGTTGATGTGGGTAGTGATGCTGATAGAAATGGTTTTGTGCTGGTTAAAATTGCTGGAATTCACAACCCTCTCAGGGTACAAGAGTCAACACTTGAGAGAGTCACATCTGGCTTTGCAGCGGGAGATTGGGTGCGACTGAAGGAAGAACATGGCAGGCATTCTCCTGTGGGAATTATACACTTTGTGGATCGTGAGGGAGGCGGTGTGACTGTTGGGTTTGTAGGTTTAGAGACTCTCTGGATGGGAAGTTCTTCCGAGCTTCAAATGGCTAAAGCTTATTGTGTAGGGCAGTTTGTGACGCTGAAGGCTAATGTGGCTGCTCCACGATTCGAGTGGCCTCGTAAAAGAGGAGGACGATGGGCCACTGGGAGGATTTCACAAATCCTCCCAAACGGGTGTCTTGTTGTTGGCTTCCCAGGGAGGCTGGTGTTTGGAGATGAATCCAATAGCTTCCTAGCAGATCCAGCTGAAGTGGAGCAAGTTTCTTTTGATACTTGTCCTGGAGTGGTGCAGAAATATCAGCACGTTGAGGATTTTCACTGGGCTGTAAGACCCCTTGCAATTGCATTAGGTGTATTTACTGCCATGAAGCTTACAATTTCTGTCGGACGAAGAGTAAGCACAAAACTGAGAAAGCGCCAAACATCAGGCAACGGCCAGGATGGCTCAGGTGGTAACAATGCAGCTTGGCTTCCACCGCCATTTGCAAATATTCTCTTCAAAGAGGCCATTCCTACTGCCACTGTTAGGTAA